The Exiguobacterium acetylicum genome includes a window with the following:
- a CDS encoding helix-turn-helix domain-containing protein translates to MYSIGQKIKNLRLQKGLTQEELGERTDLSKGYISQLEREISSPSIETLFHLLEVLGISPKDFFDEDTLNQKVVYGEEDVTTYADEAQGYHVTWLIPESNEKEMEPVLLTLAPGGAFKTYEPSSAETFVYVLAGNVTLTLGRQSFVAKQGETLYYKASEIHQLRNESTQETKVLVTATDSYL, encoded by the coding sequence TTGTACTCAATCGGTCAAAAAATTAAAAACCTCCGTCTTCAAAAGGGGTTGACCCAAGAGGAACTAGGGGAAAGAACAGACCTCAGTAAAGGGTACATCTCGCAACTCGAACGGGAAATCAGTTCACCGTCGATCGAGACACTGTTTCATCTCCTTGAAGTCCTTGGCATTTCACCAAAGGATTTCTTTGATGAGGATACGCTGAATCAAAAGGTTGTCTACGGTGAAGAAGATGTCACGACGTATGCAGACGAAGCACAAGGGTATCATGTCACCTGGCTCATTCCGGAATCGAACGAAAAAGAGATGGAACCGGTCTTACTGACACTCGCACCAGGTGGAGCATTTAAGACGTACGAACCGTCGAGTGCTGAAACGTTCGTCTACGTGCTTGCAGGAAATGTCACGCTGACGCTTGGTCGCCAGTCTTTTGTAGCGAAACAAGGCGAGACACTTTATTATAAGGCTTCAGAAATCCATCAACTACGCAATGAGTCCACACAAGAGACGAAAGTCCTTGTGACTGCGACTGACTCATACCTATGA
- a CDS encoding ABC transporter permease has product MKRLKLANLYLIGVFIILYAPIFYLAFYSFNSADNMTNFDSFTWDWYKEVFQDSRLLIIVLNTLVIALLSAAISTILGVFGAIGIQAVRKKRVETSLLTLNSILIVSPDVIIGASFLIFFTLLGIQLGFTSVLLSHIAFSVPIVVILVLPKLQEMSPTLVDAARDLGASRWDVLTKVILPYITPGIFAGFFTALTYSLDDFAVTFFVTGNGFTTLSVEIYSLARQGISMKINALSTVIFLFTFLLVIGYYFLNQRAATKLSRPEVK; this is encoded by the coding sequence ATGAAACGTTTGAAACTAGCAAATCTTTATTTAATCGGTGTCTTCATCATTTTGTATGCTCCGATTTTCTACTTGGCGTTCTATTCATTTAACAGCGCCGATAATATGACGAACTTCGATTCGTTCACGTGGGACTGGTACAAGGAAGTCTTCCAAGACTCACGCTTGTTGATCATCGTCTTGAATACGCTCGTCATTGCCCTGTTATCAGCAGCGATCTCGACGATTCTCGGGGTGTTCGGAGCGATCGGGATCCAAGCCGTCCGCAAGAAACGTGTCGAGACGTCATTACTGACACTAAACAGCATTTTGATCGTCAGTCCGGATGTCATCATCGGGGCATCGTTCTTGATCTTCTTCACGCTACTTGGCATTCAGCTTGGATTTACGTCGGTCTTACTGTCACACATCGCGTTCTCAGTACCGATCGTCGTCATTCTTGTCTTACCGAAGTTGCAGGAGATGAGTCCAACGCTCGTCGATGCAGCACGTGACTTAGGAGCAAGCCGCTGGGATGTATTGACGAAAGTCATCTTGCCGTACATCACACCGGGTATCTTCGCCGGATTCTTTACGGCATTGACGTACTCACTGGACGATTTTGCCGTGACGTTCTTCGTAACAGGAAACGGCTTTACGACGCTGTCTGTAGAAATCTACTCACTTGCCCGCCAAGGGATTTCGATGAAGATCAATGCTTTGTCGACCGTCATCTTCCTGTTTACGTTCTTACTCGTCATCGGCTACTACTTCTTGAACCAACGAGCTGCTACGAAGCTTTCGCGACCGGAGGTGAAATGA
- a CDS encoding ABC transporter permease yields the protein MMQKSRNWYLIPYLFWIALFVIAPIVLVVYYSFLDLDGNFSFENYQNFFTSTYLTMTLSSFWYAFLITVFSLLIGYPTAYLLTKTKHKQLWLLLIILPTWINLLLKAYAFIGLFSTYGLANQTLEAIGIGRKQILFTDFSFVFVSVYIFIPFMILPIFNAIEKLSPSLVFAARDLGASNFTTFRRVVFPLTLDGVKSGCQLVFIPALSLFMITRLIAGNRVITLGTAIEQQFLVTQNWGMGATIAVFLIIAMAIILALTSTKRKKGATT from the coding sequence ATGATGCAAAAATCACGTAACTGGTATCTCATCCCGTATCTATTCTGGATCGCTTTGTTCGTCATCGCACCAATCGTCCTCGTCGTCTATTATTCGTTTCTCGACCTGGATGGGAATTTCTCGTTTGAGAACTACCAGAACTTCTTTACGTCGACCTATTTGACGATGACGCTTAGTTCGTTCTGGTACGCCTTCTTAATCACGGTGTTCTCACTTTTGATTGGTTATCCGACGGCCTACTTGTTGACGAAGACGAAACATAAACAACTGTGGTTACTTTTAATCATCTTACCGACATGGATCAACCTATTGTTGAAAGCTTATGCGTTCATCGGGTTGTTCAGTACGTATGGTCTAGCGAATCAAACGCTTGAAGCGATCGGCATCGGTCGTAAGCAGATTCTCTTTACCGACTTCAGTTTTGTTTTTGTATCGGTCTATATCTTTATTCCGTTCATGATCTTACCGATCTTCAACGCGATTGAAAAACTCAGTCCGTCACTCGTCTTCGCTGCACGTGACCTCGGGGCATCGAACTTCACGACGTTTCGTCGCGTCGTCTTCCCGTTGACGCTCGATGGTGTGAAATCAGGCTGTCAGCTCGTCTTCATTCCAGCGTTATCGCTGTTCATGATTACGCGTCTGATTGCTGGGAACCGCGTCATCACGCTCGGTACCGCGATTGAGCAACAGTTCCTCGTGACACAAAACTGGGGGATGGGGGCAACGATTGCTGTCTTCCTCATCATCGCGATGGCAATCATCCTTGCGTTGACGAGTACGAAACGGAAGAAAGGAGCGACGACTTGA
- a CDS encoding YjgB family protein: MKQVLGIILTAALTVSIVSGASYNQPVEATKQTDVKWLQEIQTQAKQARSIDGKVALNKTTLAQVHKAYKGEKNSNWCQSGNGLASADRALHYCSTYGVKDAKAKVSAIVYDPKQVKRNVTVKEVKQAYATAKLDKTFNVMTVSSKQVNIYLNLNSDRTQVMSILVKYN; this comes from the coding sequence ATGAAACAAGTTTTAGGGATCATCTTAACTGCCGCACTCACTGTCAGCATCGTGTCAGGCGCTTCATATAATCAACCGGTCGAGGCAACAAAACAAACAGACGTCAAATGGCTTCAAGAAATCCAGACGCAAGCAAAACAAGCACGTTCAATCGATGGAAAAGTCGCTCTTAACAAAACAACACTTGCACAAGTACATAAAGCATATAAGGGGGAAAAGAACTCGAATTGGTGTCAAAGCGGAAACGGGCTTGCATCAGCTGATCGTGCCCTCCATTACTGCTCAACGTATGGTGTGAAGGATGCGAAAGCAAAAGTCAGTGCCATCGTCTATGATCCAAAACAAGTCAAACGAAATGTGACGGTTAAGGAAGTCAAACAAGCGTATGCGACAGCAAAACTTGATAAAACATTCAACGTCATGACCGTTTCCTCAAAACAGGTCAACATTTATCTAAATTTAAATTCCGACCGTACACAAGTCATGTCAATTCTAGTAAAATATAACTAA
- a CDS encoding DegV family protein, which translates to MRIAWITDSTTILPDTIAQRDDLSVVPLLVMKDGESFVDGVDVDAETVYSWIDAKHKVTTSQPSIGSFTEHYERLKEEYDVGFAVHLSSELSGTYSASVQGAEIAGFRLIAIDSRCGIYPAGQLLAEAIELVETGHSIESVEQMILERRFDHHIEFTVANLDQLQAGGRISSTKAFVGNLLQLRPLFHFEEGKIVPYQTVRTFKKAHSKIFDHLVTIIERGQVTDISLFHATAYELALEWKQRLESQYDVRVRIDDLTPVLGSHTGNPAIGMSFLNPTSRPR; encoded by the coding sequence ATGCGGATCGCTTGGATCACTGATAGTACAACGATTTTACCGGATACGATCGCTCAGCGCGATGATCTTTCGGTTGTCCCTTTACTCGTCATGAAGGATGGAGAAAGTTTCGTCGATGGAGTCGACGTCGATGCGGAAACCGTCTATAGCTGGATTGATGCCAAACACAAAGTGACGACGAGCCAACCTTCGATCGGCAGTTTCACGGAGCACTATGAACGATTAAAAGAAGAATACGATGTCGGTTTTGCTGTCCATTTATCAAGTGAGCTGAGTGGAACGTATAGTGCTTCCGTCCAAGGTGCAGAGATTGCCGGATTCCGCCTGATTGCGATTGATTCCCGTTGTGGGATTTATCCGGCTGGTCAACTCCTAGCAGAAGCGATTGAACTCGTCGAAACCGGACACTCGATTGAATCCGTCGAACAAATGATTCTTGAGCGTCGTTTTGACCACCATATCGAGTTCACTGTTGCGAATCTCGATCAATTGCAAGCCGGTGGACGCATCTCTTCTACAAAAGCATTCGTCGGCAACTTGTTGCAGCTTCGTCCGTTGTTCCACTTCGAGGAAGGAAAAATCGTTCCCTACCAAACCGTTCGGACGTTCAAGAAAGCCCATTCGAAGATTTTTGATCACCTCGTCACGATCATCGAACGAGGACAGGTGACAGATATCTCCTTGTTCCACGCGACAGCGTATGAACTCGCACTGGAATGGAAACAACGACTTGAATCGCAGTACGATGTGCGTGTCCGGATTGATGATTTAACGCCGGTGCTCGGTTCGCATACGGGAAATCCAGCTATCGGTATGTCCTTTTTAAATCCTACAAGCCGACCTCGATGA
- a CDS encoding YktB family protein has product MTNTFTQHAFDTFQIDGLEPRMEAIRERIQPVFRDIGQEVAPDLTVATAEDVHVHIAQHARRKVNPPKDTWMAFSPDKRGYKKHPHFQVGLFDDHLFIWLAYIYELPNKQQYASKLLQHTELLTSLPDDFVVSYDHMKKDAVSVHETDIQKGLQRFHDVKKAEFLVGRHISAEQVHQLSREELLEMIRNTYSHLVPLYKTIK; this is encoded by the coding sequence ATGACAAACACATTTACGCAACATGCATTTGATACATTTCAGATTGATGGATTAGAACCCCGGATGGAAGCAATTCGCGAACGGATTCAACCGGTTTTTCGGGACATCGGTCAAGAAGTCGCACCTGACTTGACTGTTGCAACGGCGGAAGACGTCCACGTTCATATCGCGCAACACGCTCGGCGGAAGGTCAATCCTCCGAAAGATACATGGATGGCATTCTCACCAGATAAACGTGGGTATAAAAAGCACCCCCATTTCCAAGTCGGTCTGTTTGATGATCATCTGTTCATTTGGCTCGCTTATATTTACGAATTGCCGAATAAACAACAATACGCATCTAAACTATTACAGCATACCGAGCTGTTGACATCCCTACCGGATGATTTTGTCGTCTCATACGACCATATGAAAAAAGACGCGGTTTCCGTTCATGAGACAGATATCCAAAAGGGATTACAACGTTTCCACGACGTCAAAAAAGCAGAATTCCTTGTCGGTCGCCACATTTCGGCAGAACAAGTGCATCAACTGTCACGCGAAGAATTACTCGAAATGATTCGAAATACCTATTCGCATCTCGTACCACTCTATAAAACAATTAAATAA
- a CDS encoding iron-sulfur cluster biosynthesis family protein produces MNITFTPPAQERIRQLRGEVSGQLHLYYDTEGCGCGNSGIFSIRIVDQATPEDMTIDSNVGPVLVKRWSSHFLDQDMTLDYNAEKKSLILKSDGQYFNTNVLVTDQTGCVLTVRS; encoded by the coding sequence ATGAACATCACATTTACACCACCCGCTCAGGAACGGATTCGCCAATTACGCGGTGAAGTATCTGGTCAGCTGCATCTCTACTATGATACAGAGGGCTGTGGTTGCGGAAACTCTGGTATTTTCAGCATTCGTATCGTCGATCAAGCGACACCGGAAGACATGACAATCGACTCGAACGTCGGTCCGGTTCTCGTCAAACGCTGGTCGAGCCATTTCCTTGATCAAGACATGACGCTTGATTACAACGCAGAGAAAAAATCCCTCATCTTAAAAAGTGATGGGCAATATTTCAATACGAATGTTCTCGTGACAGATCAAACAGGCTGTGTCCTGACGGTTCGTTCATAA
- a CDS encoding ABC transporter ATP-binding protein: MADTTIIQFKDVTKRYDDQTVLDQVSFEIERGKFYTLLGPSGCGKTTILRLIAGFSEATEGDIVFNGKRINDVPANKRQVNTVFQDYALFPHLNVFENIAFGLRIKKVKEAEIAQRVTDALKFVNLSGYEKREITEMSGGQRQRVAIARAIVNEPEVILLDEPLSALDLKLRTEMQYELRDLQRRLGITFIFVTHDQEEALAMSDEIFVLNHGVIQQSGTPTDIYDEPINRFVADFIGESNIIPGRMVEDYRVWFAEKEFECVDRGLELNEPVEIVIRPEDLEITNVTQGKLQVTVDSQLFRGVHYEIACMDEVGNEWLVHSTKKATVGEQIGLTFDPEAIHVMRLNETEEEFDKRLESYDGVL; encoded by the coding sequence TTGGCAGATACTACAATCATTCAATTCAAGGACGTCACGAAACGATATGACGATCAGACCGTCCTCGATCAAGTTAGCTTTGAAATCGAACGCGGGAAGTTCTACACCTTACTCGGACCATCGGGTTGTGGGAAAACGACGATTTTACGACTGATTGCCGGCTTTTCAGAAGCGACAGAGGGAGACATCGTCTTCAATGGAAAACGGATCAATGATGTACCAGCGAACAAACGCCAAGTCAATACCGTCTTTCAGGATTACGCGCTCTTCCCACATTTAAATGTTTTTGAAAACATTGCCTTCGGTCTTCGGATCAAGAAGGTGAAAGAAGCGGAAATCGCACAACGCGTAACCGATGCGTTGAAGTTCGTTAACTTGTCCGGCTATGAAAAGCGGGAAATTACTGAGATGTCGGGTGGACAACGGCAACGTGTCGCGATTGCTCGAGCGATCGTTAATGAACCGGAAGTCATCTTGCTTGATGAACCGTTATCAGCCCTCGACTTGAAATTACGGACAGAGATGCAATATGAGCTCCGTGATTTGCAACGTCGTCTTGGAATCACGTTCATCTTCGTCACACACGATCAAGAAGAAGCACTGGCGATGTCGGATGAGATCTTCGTCCTCAATCATGGTGTCATTCAACAATCAGGTACGCCGACGGATATCTATGACGAACCAATCAACCGCTTCGTTGCTGATTTCATCGGTGAGTCGAACATCATTCCTGGGCGCATGGTCGAAGATTACCGGGTCTGGTTCGCAGAAAAGGAATTCGAATGTGTCGACCGTGGTCTTGAACTGAACGAACCGGTCGAAATCGTCATCCGTCCTGAAGATCTTGAAATCACGAACGTGACACAAGGAAAACTACAAGTTACCGTTGATTCACAACTCTTCCGTGGCGTGCACTACGAGATCGCCTGCATGGATGAAGTCGGGAACGAATGGCTCGTCCATAGCACGAAAAAAGCAACGGTCGGTGAGCAAATCGGTCTGACATTTGATCCAGAAGCGATCCACGTCATGCGATTGAACGAGACAGAGGAAGAATTTGATAAGCGTCTGGAATCTTACGACGGGGTGTTATGA
- a CDS encoding tryptophan-rich sensory protein: MKNNKWIWLNWVGFIFTIAVNALDGGKTGRISDSIITLFKPAGYAFSIWGLIYMVLLIWLILQSIPKFKEHELAKKIGPWFLISCLFNAGWIVSFTFELFVVSVVVIVGLLLSLIVIYSKIDRETKGLRFKLPFSLYLGWVSVATIADIFLTINAEGVTSWLGIGDAGWTMIMLVVGVVVALLFMFANRDPIYPLVFVWAYIAINFESDNGLVDTTVLGSVVLLLAGYIFLLVRMRRQVSVSK, translated from the coding sequence TTGAAAAATAATAAATGGATTTGGCTCAACTGGGTCGGCTTCATCTTCACGATTGCCGTAAACGCCCTTGATGGTGGAAAGACCGGACGAATTTCCGACTCGATCATCACACTGTTCAAACCTGCCGGGTATGCGTTCTCAATTTGGGGATTGATTTATATGGTATTACTCATTTGGTTGATTTTACAATCCATTCCGAAATTCAAGGAACATGAACTCGCGAAAAAAATTGGACCGTGGTTCTTGATCAGCTGTCTGTTCAATGCCGGTTGGATCGTCTCGTTCACGTTCGAACTATTTGTCGTCTCAGTCGTCGTCATCGTTGGTCTTTTATTGTCACTGATCGTCATCTACTCAAAAATCGATCGTGAGACGAAAGGGTTACGTTTCAAATTGCCATTTTCGCTGTATCTCGGCTGGGTATCGGTCGCAACGATTGCGGATATCTTCCTGACAATCAACGCAGAAGGTGTGACGTCTTGGCTCGGTATTGGCGATGCGGGTTGGACGATGATCATGCTCGTCGTTGGTGTCGTCGTCGCCCTTCTCTTTATGTTCGCGAACCGTGATCCGATTTATCCGCTCGTCTTCGTCTGGGCGTATATTGCGATTAATTTCGAGTCCGACAATGGTCTCGTCGATACGACAGTTCTCGGTAGTGTCGTCCTGTTGTTAGCCGGTTATATCTTCCTTCTCGTTCGGATGCGTCGCCAAGTCAGCGTGAGCAAGTGA
- a CDS encoding GGDEF domain-containing protein, with protein MRRFQQYLLRSWVVFFVIVIGIDLFAKSKDYSLSVDLFTFLLIAALSTIFVVDPVRRRHMSFTFHFGFVLFTFLTYGLLSAICVGQLTMLIYQLRTIHTPVGRRRMLHNYPFNVALELFLIVPAGLAYNALGGTHGEGFVLTENIVPLMAMVAILWIVLLLQYQLSRFLLGENIPNDVMFQLLRFEAVVITAELLYGIFSTLVVQGNGNSGLVMAAFALFIIKRALGSSVEATDRIEHWEQIERLKEAAWKDGDAQFIIERYLRQLNQFVKPDIAWIKFDFKEGKQSVYYSLKDGRKLKADHVEGRIIEDIIEKEEVLLYGMQQEWDIRLYDCLPEETQSVLFIQPEATETINCSLFLASEASGEFTQDFGYELYRALRVLSWAVERAHERERLLTDSRTDAMTKLPNYRALQEWGDRRIKQRDLYPFSALMIDLDHFKQINDTYGHEVGDVVLFEVAKLLMQATRITDLVARYGGEEFVILLPNTDLDSAQIVAERIRETLHANPILVEEHTLRITASIGIDTLKELGDLASLIRNADRAMYVGAKFQGRDRVASYQEWKEKVI; from the coding sequence GTGCGTCGTTTTCAACAATATCTCCTTCGAAGCTGGGTTGTTTTTTTCGTAATCGTCATTGGCATCGATCTTTTTGCGAAGTCGAAGGATTATAGTCTCAGCGTCGATTTGTTCACGTTCTTATTGATTGCCGCCTTATCGACGATTTTCGTCGTCGATCCTGTCCGCCGTCGCCATATGAGTTTTACTTTTCATTTTGGATTCGTTCTCTTCACCTTCTTGACGTATGGATTATTATCAGCGATTTGTGTTGGGCAACTGACGATGCTCATCTATCAATTGCGGACGATCCATACACCGGTCGGACGTCGTCGGATGTTACATAACTATCCGTTCAACGTCGCCCTCGAACTGTTTTTAATCGTTCCAGCGGGTCTTGCCTACAATGCACTCGGTGGGACGCATGGAGAAGGATTCGTACTTACAGAAAACATCGTTCCGTTAATGGCAATGGTTGCCATCCTCTGGATCGTTCTTTTATTACAATACCAGTTATCTCGATTTCTTCTTGGAGAAAATATCCCAAATGACGTCATGTTTCAGCTGCTACGGTTTGAAGCGGTCGTCATCACGGCAGAATTGTTATATGGGATTTTCAGTACGCTCGTCGTCCAAGGAAACGGAAATAGTGGACTCGTCATGGCTGCCTTTGCTTTATTCATCATCAAGCGAGCACTAGGGAGTTCAGTCGAAGCGACAGACCGGATTGAACACTGGGAGCAGATCGAGCGATTAAAAGAAGCGGCTTGGAAGGACGGCGATGCGCAGTTCATCATTGAGCGGTATCTGCGACAGCTCAATCAATTCGTCAAACCGGACATCGCTTGGATTAAGTTCGATTTCAAAGAAGGAAAGCAGAGCGTGTACTATTCGTTGAAGGATGGACGAAAGTTAAAAGCCGATCATGTCGAAGGACGAATCATTGAAGACATCATCGAAAAAGAAGAAGTTCTCCTTTATGGAATGCAACAGGAGTGGGATATTCGACTATACGATTGTTTACCGGAAGAGACGCAATCCGTCCTCTTCATCCAACCGGAAGCGACAGAGACGATCAACTGCTCGTTGTTCCTGGCATCTGAAGCGAGCGGGGAGTTTACGCAAGATTTCGGCTATGAGCTGTATCGTGCCCTTCGTGTTCTGTCATGGGCAGTTGAGCGAGCGCACGAGCGAGAGCGCTTGTTGACCGACAGCCGGACAGATGCGATGACGAAACTACCTAACTATCGTGCCTTGCAAGAATGGGGCGATCGTCGCATTAAACAACGTGACCTCTATCCGTTTTCTGCTTTAATGATTGATTTAGATCATTTTAAACAAATCAACGATACGTATGGTCATGAAGTCGGAGACGTTGTTTTATTTGAAGTCGCGAAGCTGTTGATGCAGGCGACGCGCATCACGGATCTCGTCGCGCGTTATGGGGGAGAGGAGTTCGTCATCTTATTACCGAATACGGATCTCGATTCCGCCCAAATCGTTGCAGAACGAATTCGGGAGACGTTACATGCGAATCCAATCTTAGTCGAAGAACATACCCTCCGGATCACAGCAAGTATCGGCATCGATACATTAAAGGAACTCGGGGACCTCGCGAGTTTGATTCGAAACGCGGACCGGGCGATGTACGTCGGAGCGAAGTTCCAAGGACGCGATCGTGTCGCATCGTATCAAGAGTGGAAAGAGAAGGTCATTTAA
- a CDS encoding ABC transporter substrate-binding protein, which yields MKKLIQLFAAIFLISGVILFTLNQLNETQGYSGKNVLNIYNWGDYIDPALIKQFEKESGIKVVYQTFDSNEAMLTKIEQGGTTYDIAVPSDYAIAKMIEEKLVLPIDHQKIPNLKNIDSRFLDLSFDPNNKYSIPYFWGTVGIVYNKELIGGKEPTSWKDLWDPKLKNQILLADGAREVMGMSLNSLGYSLNETDESKLQEAKANLMRLTPNVKAIVGDEIKLLLANEEAGLGVVWSGDANEIMSENENLDYVIPKEGSNVWFDNVVIPKTAKNVEGAHEFINFMLRPDISAKNADYVGYSTPNKEGLKLLDKSVQTDERFYPDKQVTDTLEVYDNLGKKMLAHYNELFLEFKMHKK from the coding sequence TTGAAAAAATTGATTCAATTGTTCGCCGCGATTTTCCTGATTTCAGGTGTCATTCTTTTCACCTTGAATCAGTTAAATGAGACACAAGGATATTCAGGTAAAAATGTTCTGAACATCTACAACTGGGGCGATTATATCGACCCAGCACTGATCAAACAGTTTGAAAAGGAGAGCGGCATCAAGGTCGTCTATCAAACGTTCGATTCGAACGAAGCGATGTTGACGAAAATCGAACAGGGTGGGACGACATACGATATTGCCGTCCCGTCTGATTACGCGATTGCGAAGATGATCGAGGAGAAGCTTGTTCTACCGATCGACCATCAAAAGATTCCAAACCTCAAGAACATCGATTCACGTTTTTTGGATTTATCCTTTGATCCGAATAATAAATATTCGATTCCGTATTTCTGGGGAACAGTTGGGATCGTCTACAATAAAGAGTTGATTGGTGGGAAAGAACCGACGAGCTGGAAGGATCTTTGGGATCCGAAGCTGAAAAATCAAATTCTACTCGCTGACGGTGCCCGTGAAGTGATGGGGATGAGCTTAAATAGTCTTGGTTATTCGTTGAATGAAACGGATGAATCAAAACTACAGGAAGCAAAAGCGAACTTGATGCGCTTGACGCCTAACGTCAAGGCAATCGTCGGTGACGAGATCAAGTTACTCCTCGCGAACGAAGAAGCGGGACTCGGTGTCGTCTGGTCTGGTGATGCAAACGAGATCATGAGCGAAAACGAGAATCTCGACTACGTCATCCCGAAAGAGGGATCAAACGTCTGGTTCGATAATGTCGTCATTCCAAAAACGGCTAAAAACGTCGAAGGTGCACATGAGTTCATCAACTTCATGCTGCGTCCAGATATTTCAGCGAAGAATGCCGACTACGTCGGGTATTCGACACCGAACAAAGAAGGCTTGAAATTGCTCGACAAATCGGTGCAGACCGATGAGCGATTCTATCCTGATAAACAAGTTACAGATACGCTTGAAGTCTATGATAACCTCGGGAAGAAGATGCTTGCGCATTACAATGAGTTGTTCCTAGAGTTTAAGATGCATAAGAAATGA